The Pseudomonas protegens genome contains the following window.
ACCGTGCGCGGGTTGTCGCGGAAAAAAGCTGAAGAACTGGCGCGGGGATTCCTGGCCAAGGTGGGCATCGAGAACCAGGCGAACAAATACCCGAGCCAGCTTTCAGGTGGGCAGCAACAGCGCGTGGCGATTGCACGGGCGTTGTGCATGGAGCCGAAGATTATGTTGTTTGATGAACCGACCTCGGCGCTGGACCCGGAGATGGTGAGTGAGGTGTTGGATGTGATGGTGAAGCTCGCTGGCAGCGGCATGACCATGCTTTGTGTGACTCATGAGATGGGGTTTGCGCGGCAGGTGGCGGAGCGGGTGTTGTTTCTTGATGGTGGGCGCATCGTTGAAGATGCGCCGCCGGAGGCGTTTTTTGGGGCGCCGAAGAGTGAGAGGGCTAAGGCGTTTCTTGCGCAGATTGTGCATTGAGGTAAGTGGACAAATCCGTTGCTGCGGTAACGGCCACTTATGGTTTCGCTCTTACAGCGACTCACTTTGGAAGAGCCCCAAAGTAAGCAAAGGGCTCCTGCCCCTCCACTCGGTGCCTCGCCTAGGCTCGGCATGCCCTCACTCCGGCATTGAACCGTGGGCCGCCGCAATGGGCCATCCATGGCCCAGTGCGGCTAACCCGGCGTCCTGCCGGGTTACCCACGGCTCAATGCCTGCGTTCGGCCATCGTGTCTAAAGGGGCAGGAAGATCAAAAGCCAAAGCAAGAGCAAAAGCAGACGGCGGCCTACCGGCCGGCCTGTTTTAATGCTGTGTGCGTTACATGTAGCCGCTGCCGAAGGCTGCGAACGACCTCGAAGCGGGCGCAGCGATCTCAAGGGAGGCTATCTATACAGTTCGAACTTCGAGTGACACTCCACGTTATCCCTCCCAGGAGTCCTGGTACCTACCAGCACAAAAAGAAGGTCCTGCACCGCAATACCTGGAGCAGCCCCTCAGTCGTCACCCATGACCAAGAATGAGCAGAGGAGCAAATCGATGGACCGAAAATATTGCGTGCTGCAATGATCACGGCCAACAGCAAACGGCCATTAACAAGCATTCGTGACGGACAGTTATCGGCCACAAGCGGTCGTTCTCGCGCGGCGGTTTTCGACCCAAAGCGGTCGTTCCCAAGGAGCAGCTATAGGTCGAAAAAAGCATCCATGTACGGCCGGCATCATTCAACCCGTAACGGACGTTACCGCATTCAGAAAATCAGCCCTGTTTAGTGGCGGACAACCGTTCATAAATGCGATGCAGGTATGCCTGGTAGATGCAAAAAATGACCAGCAACAATCCAGCTCCGGCCTCAGCTTCCGTGGCTAAAAAAGGCTTGATTGAATACGCTGAACGGGATGCGCTTGAAAGACTTCCTGACGCCTTCAAGCTCTCCGCTAGCTCTTGAAAATTGTCATGGAGCTTATTAAGCAGAGGTAGAACCGATGAAGAGTCAAAATCTATATTGACCTGATGGGCGAGCTGATTTCGAATATTCTTGATCGCTCTGAGGATCGCGGCATCCCTTTCAGAGATTATCGACAGGAGCAACGCGAGTTGGATCCTGGCACCAAACGAGCCACACGGTGCACGGCCATCGCCGTTAATGCCTAGAAACGAATGTATTTCCTGCTCTGGCCCTGTCAGCGTCATGGATAGAATTTCGACAAGTGCGAGATCGAGAACCGCGCCGGCAGTAATAGCTAGCTCACGTCTCGGCAGTCCTCGATAATCTTCGTAAATTCTATCTGCACCAGGGAACACATCCCGCATCCACTGCTCGATTTTCCAAGCCATTTCACCTCCTAAACCCCTATCCGAAAGGCCCTGACCGGGGCCCATGATGGTCTACCTTGCTTGTTTACAGTACGCGATGTACGCACCTGCAGCATGCGGATCTATGACGTCCTCCACATCCTGAGAATGCCCGGTAGGATGTTTAGGGCTGTCGAGGCCGGTTGCCATTTAGGAGAAAATGCTCGACCTAAAGAGGGATTTGATAAAGGCGAGACATAATGCCCTTCCGGCGTCGTAGCACCGATGTCATTATGCCAACACTGCGTTGCCCACAGGTTTCATCACGCGCACTCGACTGGCCCATAGCACGCCATCGGGATACGCCACACCTTCAAGGATCGTGTTGATGTCCAACGAAAGCGCCCCACCAGCCGCAACCTCTTCTGAAGATGCCATAGCCCCCCCGCCACCTGCTGACAAACCTGTGGAGCTTGATGCCAACCGCAAGGGCCTTCAGGCCTACTTGGCACCAGGGGCATCTGATTGGGCGCCTTTGAATGAAGAAGCCTATATCGTCCTCAAGGGCGCACCACCACCTGATCCTGCAAGGATCGTTTCCAACCGCACAGCGCTGTCGGACATGCTCGCTGCGGCACTGCAAGTTCCCAATCTTGGCTTTTTGGCAGGAAGTGGGACTTCGCTTGGTGCACCAGGCGGGCCAAGCATGTGGGATCTATGGAAGCGCTCCATGTGCACACCCGGCTCAGGGGATCCCACTGAAGCGGCAGCGCGCGTGATGGATGTGGTGCGGTACAAAGAAATCATCAATCCAAACATCGAGCACTTCCTTTCTCAGTGCGACGCCTATCTCGCCTTCAACAAAGACGTGACCGTTGAAGGGTTCGTCAGCGAGGTCAAAGCAGTCATCCTGGATGCATGCTCGGCATTCCTTCGGGCCCCGAACGCCGAAATTTCTGCATACAGGCAGTTGCTGCAGAAGCTGGCGAGACGACGAGTCCGAGATCCTCGCCTGAAGGTCTTTACCACAAACTATGACATGTGCTTCGAGACAGCAGCCTCTGACCTCGGGATGATGGCCATTGATGGATTTTCCTATACCCGTAGGCGGCGGTTCGATGGAAAGCATTTCAGCTACGACATCGTCAGGCGAGAGGTGGAAGGTCATGAGTTCGCCGAAGGTGTGTTCCAGCTACTGAAGTTGCATGGATCGGTCAGTTGGAGCAGAGAGGGAAAAGACATCTATGAGGACACAGCGCCTACACCTGCGAACGCGTGCCTCATCTACCCAGCCAAAGGCAAATACCAGCAGGCAT
Protein-coding sequences here:
- a CDS encoding SIR2 family protein, giving the protein MSNESAPPAATSSEDAIAPPPPADKPVELDANRKGLQAYLAPGASDWAPLNEEAYIVLKGAPPPDPARIVSNRTALSDMLAAALQVPNLGFLAGSGTSLGAPGGPSMWDLWKRSMCTPGSGDPTEAAARVMDVVRYKEIINPNIEHFLSQCDAYLAFNKDVTVEGFVSEVKAVILDACSAFLRAPNAEISAYRQLLQKLARRRVRDPRLKVFTTNYDMCFETAASDLGMMAIDGFSYTRRRRFDGKHFSYDIVRREVEGHEFAEGVFQLLKLHGSVSWSREGKDIYEDTAPTPANACLIYPAKGKYQQAFLQPHLELLSRYLEFLRQPNSCLIVAGFGFNDDHLSEPIFSAIQSNPSLKLILCDFQCITHLHNRGHHGSSDYWGRFHDLAKRGLDIHFVSGSFSDLVSHIPHLRTASPAEQLANAVRRLGSQNA
- a CDS encoding amino acid ABC transporter ATP-binding protein; the protein is MQTQTAPLPAASQAPAQPIADPREVVIDIAGLNKFYGAFHVLHDIDLKVRQGERIVLCGPSGSGKSTLIRCINRLEIAEKGRILVDRTDLSQNTREAAQVRSQVGMVFQHFNLFPHMSVLDNCTLAPMTVRGLSRKKAEELARGFLAKVGIENQANKYPSQLSGGQQQRVAIARALCMEPKIMLFDEPTSALDPEMVSEVLDVMVKLAGSGMTMLCVTHEMGFARQVAERVLFLDGGRIVEDAPPEAFFGAPKSERAKAFLAQIVH